One genomic window of Actinoalloteichus hoggarensis includes the following:
- a CDS encoding Nramp family divalent metal transporter, which translates to MAADVEPAQAVPPQGWRARLRQVGPGVMAAATGVGAGDLVATLVAGARFGYVLFWAVIVGTIFKIALAEATGRWHVTSGRTILSGWRQLGRWALGYFGVYAAIWGFVYGATAMSASALPLNALFPVLDVRYWGMICGVLGLVIVWFGRYAVLEKIMTFFVGIMFVTVVGTAILVVPNMTAIAGGLLPRLPEDSLIYVLGLIGGVGGTITMASYGYWTMAKGWRSPKWLGMMRFDNTVGYVTTGVFVASMLIVGAELLAGMDLRSGDGGLLTLADVLAEDYGQWARIPFLVGFFAVAFSSVIGVWNGVSLLVSDWWRVWRLGRHESEKVDDERHYDRFAGARTPMYKGYLLWLTFPPMALLFLDQPFQLVIVYGVLGALFMPFLAGTLMVLLNSKTLDAEHRSRWLSNLMLGLCVLLFAALAVNQVVGLVTG; encoded by the coding sequence ATGGCAGCAGACGTCGAACCAGCACAGGCCGTGCCGCCGCAGGGATGGCGGGCGCGGCTGCGCCAGGTCGGACCCGGCGTCATGGCCGCGGCGACGGGTGTGGGGGCGGGCGACCTCGTCGCGACCCTCGTCGCGGGGGCACGGTTCGGATACGTCCTCTTCTGGGCGGTCATCGTCGGCACGATCTTCAAGATCGCGCTCGCGGAGGCGACCGGCCGGTGGCATGTGACGTCCGGCCGCACGATCCTGTCCGGCTGGCGTCAACTCGGCCGGTGGGCGCTCGGCTACTTCGGCGTCTACGCCGCCATCTGGGGCTTCGTCTACGGCGCCACGGCGATGTCGGCCTCGGCGCTGCCGCTCAACGCGCTGTTCCCGGTGCTCGACGTGCGGTACTGGGGGATGATCTGCGGCGTCCTCGGCCTGGTGATCGTGTGGTTCGGGCGCTACGCGGTGCTCGAGAAGATCATGACCTTCTTCGTCGGGATCATGTTCGTCACCGTGGTGGGCACGGCGATCCTCGTGGTGCCGAACATGACCGCGATCGCGGGCGGCCTGCTGCCCCGGCTGCCCGAGGACTCCCTCATCTACGTCCTCGGCCTGATCGGCGGCGTCGGCGGCACGATCACGATGGCCTCCTACGGCTACTGGACGATGGCCAAGGGCTGGCGGTCGCCGAAGTGGCTCGGGATGATGCGGTTCGACAACACCGTCGGGTACGTGACCACGGGCGTGTTCGTGGCCTCGATGCTCATCGTCGGCGCCGAACTGCTGGCGGGCATGGACCTTCGTTCCGGCGACGGCGGCCTGCTGACCCTGGCCGACGTCCTCGCCGAGGACTACGGCCAGTGGGCGCGCATCCCGTTCCTGGTCGGCTTCTTCGCGGTGGCCTTCAGCTCCGTCATCGGCGTCTGGAACGGCGTCAGCCTGCTGGTCAGCGACTGGTGGCGGGTCTGGCGCCTCGGCAGGCACGAGAGCGAGAAGGTCGACGACGAGCGGCACTACGACCGGTTCGCGGGCGCCCGCACCCCGATGTACAAGGGCTACCTGCTCTGGCTGACCTTCCCGCCGATGGCGTTGTTGTTCCTGGACCAGCCGTTCCAGCTCGTCATCGTCTACGGCGTGCTCGGGGCGCTGTTCATGCCCTTCCTGGCCGGGACGCTGATGGTCCTGCTGAACTCGAAGACGCTGGACGCCGAGCACCGCTCCCGCTGGTTGTCCAACCTGATGCTCGGCCTGTGCGTGCTGCTCTTCGCGGCGCTCGCCGTCAACCAGGTCGTCGGCCTCGTCACGGGCTGA
- a CDS encoding ribose-phosphate diphosphokinase: MSPKPGTPKKNLMLFSGRAYPELAEEVAKYLNVSVTPQSAYDFASGEIFVRFEESVRGSDAFVLQSHTAPINQWVMEQLIMVDALKRASAKRITVIMPFYPYARQDKKHRGREPISARLIADLFKTAGADRIMTMDLHTAQIQGFFDGPVDHLLAQNLLAEHVATTYADEPVTVVSPDAGRVRLAEKWADQLGGKPIAFIHKTRDPFKPNQAVANRIVGEVKGRLCVVIDDMIDTGGTIVKAVDALLEAGASGVVIAATHGVLSSPATERLAGCGAREVVFTNTLPIPDEKRFENMTVLSIAPLLARAIQAVFEDDSVTSLFGGNA; the protein is encoded by the coding sequence ATGAGCCCGAAACCAGGGACGCCGAAGAAGAACCTGATGCTGTTCAGCGGTCGGGCCTACCCGGAGCTGGCCGAGGAGGTCGCCAAGTACCTCAACGTGTCGGTGACGCCGCAGTCGGCCTACGACTTCGCGAGCGGCGAGATCTTCGTGCGCTTCGAGGAGTCGGTGCGCGGGTCCGACGCCTTCGTGCTCCAGAGCCACACCGCGCCCATCAACCAGTGGGTGATGGAGCAGCTCATCATGGTGGACGCCCTGAAGCGGGCGAGCGCCAAGCGCATCACCGTGATCATGCCCTTCTACCCCTACGCGCGGCAGGACAAGAAGCACCGGGGGCGCGAACCGATCTCCGCGCGGCTGATCGCCGACCTGTTCAAGACCGCGGGCGCGGACCGGATCATGACGATGGACCTGCACACCGCGCAGATCCAGGGATTCTTCGACGGCCCGGTGGATCACCTTCTCGCGCAGAACCTGCTGGCGGAGCACGTCGCGACGACCTACGCCGACGAGCCGGTCACGGTGGTCTCGCCGGACGCCGGACGTGTCCGGCTCGCCGAGAAGTGGGCGGATCAGCTCGGCGGCAAGCCGATCGCCTTCATCCACAAGACGCGGGACCCCTTCAAGCCCAATCAGGCCGTGGCCAACCGGATCGTCGGCGAGGTCAAGGGCAGGCTCTGCGTCGTCATCGACGACATGATCGACACCGGCGGGACGATCGTGAAGGCGGTGGACGCGCTGTTGGAGGCGGGGGCCTCCGGCGTGGTGATCGCCGCGACGCACGGCGTGCTCTCGTCGCCCGCCACCGAACGGCTCGCAGGCTGCGGCGCCCGTGAGGTGGTGTTCACCAACACGCTGCCGATCCCGGACGAGAAGCGGTTCGAGAACATGACCGTGCTCTCCATCGCCCCGCTGCTGGCACGGGCGATCCAGGCGGTCTTCGAGGACGACTCGGTGACCAGCCTGTTCGGCGGCAACGCCTGA
- the glmU gene encoding bifunctional UDP-N-acetylglucosamine diphosphorylase/glucosamine-1-phosphate N-acetyltransferase GlmU: MPQGGPAPRASSGESTGPISTVILAAGEGTRMRSATPKVLHRIAGRALVEHAVHAASGLDPDHLVVVVGHGREQVTDHLDAVGHRIGRSLTTAVQNEQKGTGHAVSCALAELPAGLTGTVLVSYGDVPLLDTDTLAALLAEHAAARNAVTVLTAELPDATGYGRILRDADGAVTAIVEHKDASEAQRAITEVNSGVYAFDAEVLRDGLSRLRTDNVQGELYLTDVLAIARGDGGRVGASTCVDRWLVEGVNDRVQLAALGAELNRRLVESWMRAGVTVVDPSSVWLDVDVELARDVLLEPGVRLRGATSVGEGATVGPDTDLTDTVIGAGASVVRTHGTGARIDENASVGPFAYLRPGARLGAGGKIGTFVEVKNSDIGAGSKVPHLSYVGDATIGEHSNIGAASVFVNYDGITKHRSVVGSHVRTGSDNMFVAPVTVGDGAYTGAGTVLRRDVPPGALAVSGSPQRNIEGWVGRRRPGTAAAEAAARAKAATTSRDSAQDETGEQS, encoded by the coding sequence ATGCCCCAGGGCGGCCCAGCCCCCCGAGCCTCCTCCGGCGAGTCCACCGGTCCGATCAGCACCGTCATCCTCGCTGCGGGCGAAGGCACCCGCATGAGATCAGCGACGCCGAAGGTGCTGCATCGGATCGCCGGACGTGCCCTGGTGGAGCACGCGGTACACGCGGCATCCGGACTCGATCCCGATCATCTCGTCGTGGTCGTCGGACACGGCAGAGAGCAGGTGACCGACCATCTCGACGCGGTCGGTCACCGCATCGGCAGATCACTCACGACCGCGGTGCAGAACGAGCAGAAGGGCACCGGCCACGCCGTGAGCTGTGCGCTCGCCGAGCTGCCCGCCGGACTCACGGGCACCGTGCTCGTGAGCTACGGCGACGTACCGCTGCTGGACACCGACACCCTCGCCGCTCTGCTCGCCGAGCACGCCGCGGCGCGCAACGCGGTGACGGTGCTCACCGCCGAGCTCCCGGACGCGACCGGTTACGGCCGTATCCTGCGCGACGCCGACGGCGCGGTGACCGCCATCGTGGAACACAAGGACGCCAGCGAGGCCCAGCGGGCGATCACCGAGGTCAACTCGGGTGTCTACGCCTTCGACGCCGAGGTCCTGCGCGACGGGCTGAGCAGGCTGCGGACGGACAACGTCCAGGGCGAGCTGTACCTGACCGACGTCCTCGCCATCGCACGCGGCGACGGCGGCCGGGTAGGCGCGTCGACCTGCGTCGATCGCTGGCTGGTCGAGGGCGTGAACGACCGCGTGCAGCTCGCCGCGCTCGGCGCGGAACTGAACCGCAGGCTCGTGGAGTCCTGGATGCGCGCGGGCGTCACGGTCGTCGACCCCTCCTCGGTGTGGCTGGACGTCGACGTCGAGCTGGCCAGGGACGTGCTGCTGGAGCCCGGAGTGCGGCTGCGCGGCGCCACGTCGGTCGGCGAGGGCGCGACCGTGGGACCGGACACCGACCTCACCGACACGGTCATCGGAGCGGGCGCGTCGGTGGTGCGGACCCACGGCACGGGCGCCCGGATCGACGAGAACGCCTCGGTCGGTCCGTTCGCCTACCTTCGACCCGGCGCCCGGCTCGGCGCGGGCGGCAAGATCGGCACCTTCGTCGAGGTGAAGAACTCCGACATCGGCGCCGGGAGCAAGGTCCCGCACCTGAGCTACGTGGGCGACGCGACCATCGGCGAGCACAGCAACATCGGCGCGGCCAGCGTCTTCGTCAACTACGACGGGATCACCAAGCACCGCAGCGTGGTGGGATCGCACGTCCGCACCGGCTCGGACAACATGTTCGTCGCGCCGGTGACGGTCGGCGACGGCGCCTACACCGGCGCGGGAACGGTCCTACGACGTGACGTGCCGCCGGGCGCGCTCGCCGTGTCCGGCAGCCCGCAGCGCAACATCGAGGGCTGGGTGGGCAGGCGCAGACCGGGCACCGCCGCGGCCGAGGCCGCGGCACGGGCCAAGGCTGCCACGACGAGCCGTGATTCCGCGCAGGACGAGACCGGGGAGCAGTCATGA
- a CDS encoding 50S ribosomal protein L25/general stress protein Ctc, with product MSQVRLAAETRTEFGKGAARRTRRAGKIPAVLYGHGSDPKHLSLPALEFARVVREHGRNAVLSLDFAGGRPELALTKTVTVHPLKNYIEHVDLLLVQRGEKVNIEVPIVVNGDAGPGTLVNQEVTVVEVAADALNIPEQFEVSVQGATEGTQVLASEISLPAGVELVTEPDTLIVAVNAAPTAAQLEGETPEAAEGGEENGEASES from the coding sequence GTGTCCCAGGTACGTCTTGCCGCCGAAACGCGCACCGAGTTCGGCAAGGGTGCCGCCCGCCGCACCCGTCGCGCGGGAAAGATCCCGGCCGTCCTCTACGGTCACGGCTCCGACCCCAAGCACCTGTCGCTGCCCGCGCTCGAGTTCGCCAGGGTGGTCCGTGAGCACGGCCGCAACGCGGTGCTCTCCCTGGACTTCGCAGGCGGAAGGCCGGAGCTGGCGCTGACCAAGACCGTCACGGTCCACCCGCTGAAGAACTACATCGAGCACGTCGACCTGCTGCTCGTCCAGCGCGGAGAGAAGGTCAACATCGAGGTTCCGATCGTCGTCAACGGCGACGCGGGCCCCGGCACCCTGGTCAACCAGGAGGTGACCGTCGTCGAGGTCGCCGCCGACGCTTTGAACATCCCGGAGCAGTTCGAGGTCTCGGTCCAGGGCGCCACCGAGGGCACCCAGGTGCTCGCCTCGGAGATCAGCCTGCCCGCGGGCGTCGAACTCGTCACCGAGCCCGACACCCTGATCGTCGCGGTCAACGCCGCCCCGACCGCCGCGCAGCTGGAGGGTGAGACTCCCGAGGCAGCCGAGGGCGGCGAGGAGAACGGCGAGGCATCGGAGAGCTGA
- a CDS encoding GGDEF domain-containing protein, with protein MAARGCRALHRESVGQRESSPEPSERSDAWLIARAHELIVASQVNDQQLQFSTADEINELLDEGRRRGEPSLVAQLLRASAVIRLVTRGHAELADPLLDELISHSRRHGLTVMEADGRALLARRMMLVNNHEVTLDETAKALAMLNGKLSPDPLTGRRAWERQVALALQDIALVLTQLGVYKMADEEMTRAEEFIRSSGGPHQIAVHLINRTRMLVGWGLRLERADRMDEAADRFALASALATSVEGPWPDSLHPRSHRDQSAADQVPVVGSAHALAKPGGEHVPRLDRLLQRSRYPRELLITSLALSRCLEHDGDHDDALEVLRHARREMVGDPSEPPLQLSLIREFARLCGPDDGQAATALSQYNAALESELWMLREVRMATLISRRDHERLRRQHGDITRQALQDPLTGLANRRALDERMDLLVVDPDAHPLSVALCDLDGFKGVNDRCSHAEGDDVLRVVASTLRDTLRANDVVARYGGDEFVVLMPTTTLGDAEAALTRAVDAVRELPQDLSRGVTLSIGVVAVTHQEGSGHALTRADAAMYQAKRGGGSRVFARRSTVPLGADEVVEPDTPA; from the coding sequence ATGGCCGCCAGGGGGTGTAGAGCACTGCACAGGGAGTCGGTCGGACAGCGAGAGTCCTCGCCCGAGCCCAGCGAGCGATCCGATGCCTGGCTGATCGCGCGTGCCCACGAGCTGATCGTCGCCTCACAGGTCAACGATCAGCAGTTGCAGTTCTCCACGGCCGACGAGATCAACGAACTGCTCGATGAGGGTCGTCGACGCGGTGAGCCGAGCCTGGTCGCCCAGCTCCTGCGGGCCTCGGCCGTCATCCGCCTCGTCACCAGGGGACACGCCGAACTCGCCGACCCGCTGCTCGACGAGCTGATCTCCCATTCGCGGCGCCACGGACTGACCGTGATGGAGGCCGACGGCCGCGCCCTGCTGGCCCGCCGCATGATGCTGGTGAACAACCACGAGGTCACCCTCGACGAGACCGCCAAGGCGCTGGCGATGCTCAACGGCAAGCTCTCCCCCGACCCGCTGACGGGTCGACGCGCCTGGGAACGGCAGGTGGCGCTGGCCCTCCAGGACATCGCCCTGGTGCTCACCCAGCTCGGGGTCTACAAGATGGCCGACGAGGAGATGACGCGGGCCGAGGAGTTCATCCGCAGCAGTGGCGGGCCGCATCAGATCGCCGTGCACCTGATCAACCGGACCAGGATGCTGGTGGGCTGGGGCCTTCGGCTGGAACGCGCCGATCGGATGGACGAGGCGGCCGACCGGTTCGCGCTCGCCTCGGCGTTGGCCACCTCGGTGGAGGGCCCGTGGCCGGACTCGCTGCATCCCCGGAGCCACCGCGATCAGTCCGCCGCCGACCAGGTGCCCGTGGTGGGCTCCGCGCACGCCCTGGCCAAGCCCGGCGGCGAACACGTCCCCCGGCTCGACCGACTGCTGCAACGATCCCGCTATCCACGCGAGCTGCTCATCACCTCGCTGGCCCTGTCCCGCTGCCTCGAACACGACGGCGACCACGACGATGCGCTGGAGGTGCTTCGCCATGCCCGCCGCGAGATGGTCGGCGATCCCTCCGAACCGCCGTTGCAGCTGTCGCTGATCAGGGAGTTCGCCCGGCTCTGCGGTCCGGACGACGGGCAGGCGGCCACCGCGCTGAGCCAGTACAACGCCGCGCTGGAGAGCGAGCTGTGGATGCTGCGCGAGGTACGGATGGCCACGCTGATCTCCCGCCGTGATCACGAACGGCTGCGCAGACAGCATGGCGACATCACCCGGCAGGCGCTCCAGGACCCGCTCACCGGCCTGGCCAATCGGCGCGCGCTGGACGAGCGGATGGACCTGCTCGTCGTCGACCCCGACGCGCATCCGCTGTCGGTGGCGCTGTGCGACCTCGACGGGTTCAAGGGCGTCAACGATCGCTGTTCGCACGCCGAGGGCGACGACGTCCTGCGCGTCGTGGCCAGCACGCTGCGCGACACGCTGCGGGCGAACGACGTCGTCGCACGCTACGGCGGCGACGAGTTCGTGGTGCTCATGCCGACCACCACGCTCGGCGACGCCGAGGCGGCGCTGACACGAGCCGTGGACGCCGTGCGCGAGCTGCCCCAGGACCTCTCTCGGGGGGTGACCCTGTCGATCGGAGTCGTGGCCGTCACACACCAGGAGGGCAGCGGTCACGCCCTCACCCGGGCCGACGCCGCGATGTACCAGGCCAAGCGCGGCGGCGGCAGCCGGGTGTTCGCGCGGCGTTCGACCGTCCCGCTCGGCGCCGACGAGGTCGTGGAACCCGACACGCCCGCCTGA